A section of the Lepus europaeus isolate LE1 chromosome 10, mLepTim1.pri, whole genome shotgun sequence genome encodes:
- the GLI1 gene encoding zinc finger protein GLI1 isoform X1 yields the protein MFNSMTPPPVSSYGEPCCLRPLPSQGPPSMGAEGLSGLPFCHQANLMSGPHSYGPARETSSCTEGPLFPPPRSAVKLTKKRALSISPLSDASLDLQTVIRTSPSSLVAFINSRCTSPGGSYGHLSIGTMSPSLGFPSQMNHQKGTSPSFGVQPCGPHDSTRSGMMPHPQARGPLPTCQLKSELDMLVGKCPEEPLEGDMSSPNSTGTQDPLLGMLDGREDPDREEKPEPESVYETDCRWDGCSQEFDSQEQLVHHINSEHIHGERKEFVCHWGGCSRELRPFKAQYMLVVHMRRHTGEKPHKCTFEGCRKSYSRLENLKTHLRSHTGEKPYMCEHEGCSKAFSNASDRAKHQNRTHSNEKPYVCKLPGCTKRYTDPSSLRKHVKTVHGPDAHVTKRHRGDGPLPRAPSLSTVEPKRERDGGPVREDSRLTVPEGGMKPQPSPGAQSSCSSDHSPAGSAANTDSGVEMTGNAGGSTEDLSSLDEGPCPAGTGLSTLRRLENLRLDQLHQLRPVGPRGLKLPSLAHTGTPVSRCLGPPVSLDRRSSSSSSISSAYTVSRRSSLASPFPPGSPPENGASSLPGLTPAQHYLLRARYASGKGGSTPPTAAPSLDRMGALPAPPWRSRAEYPGYNPNAGVTRRASDPARAADRPAPARVQRFKSLGCVHTPPAVAGGGRNFDPHLPASIYSPQPPSITENVAMETRGLREEPEVGASVMGSGLNPYMDFPPTDSLAYGGPEGAAAEPYGARGPGSLPLGPGPPPNYGPNPCPQQVYSDPAPETWGEFPSHPGLYPGPKAPGGAYSQCPRLEHYGQVQVKPEQGCPAGSDSTGLAPCLNAHPNEGPPRPQPLFSHYPQPPPPQYPQPGPYSQLPSDYLPSEPRPGLDFDSPTHSTGQLKAQLMCDYIQSQQELLWEGGARTGVPVQEPPYQGPKFMGGSQVSPSPAKAPVAAYGPGFAPSLPNHKAGSYPTPPPCPENFAVGTNRASHRSAAPPRLLPPLPTCYGPLKAGGTNPSCGHPEVGRLGGGPALYPPPEGQVCNPLDSLDLDNTQLDFVAILDEAQGLSPPPSQDQEGSSEPPPSGTPNMAVGNMSVLLGSLPGETQFLNSSA from the exons atGTTCAACTCGATGACCCCACCGCCAGTCAGTAGCTATGGTGAACCCTGCTGTctccggcccctccccagccagggccccccCAGCATGGGGGCAGAAG GACTGTCTGGTCTGCCCTTCTGCCACCAAGCCAACCTCATGTCTGGCCCCCACAGTTATGGGCCAGCCAGAGAGACCAGCAGCTGCACCGAGG gcccactcttccctcctccccggAGTGCAGTCAAGTTGACCAAGAAGCGGGCACTGTCTATCTCACCTCTGTCGGACGCCAGCCTGGACCTGCAGACCGTTATCCGCACCTCGCCCAGCTCCCTCGTGGCTTTCATCAACTCTCGCTGCACATCCCCTGGAGGCTCCTATGGCCACCTCTCCATTGGCACCATGAG cccctctctgggaTTCCCATCTCAGATGAATCACCAAAAAGGGACCTCGCCTTCCTTTGGGGTCCAGCCCTGTGGGCCCCACGACTCCACCCGTAGTGGGATGATGCCACATCCTCAGgcccggggacccctccccacttGCCAG CTGAAGTCAGAGCTGGACATGCTGGTTGGCAAGTGCCCAGAGGAGCCCTTGGAAGGGGACATGTCCAGCCCCAACTCTACCGGCACGCAG GATCCCCTGCTGGGGATGCTGGACGGGCGGGAGGACCCGGACAGGGAGGAGAAGCCGGAGCCGGAATCTGTGTATGAGACTGACTGCCGCTGggatggctgcagccaggaatttGACTCCCAGGAGCAGCTGGTGCAC CATATCAACAGCGAGCACATCCACGGGGAGCGGAAGGAATTCGTGTGCCACTGGGGGGGCTGCTCCCGGGAGCTGAGGCCCTTCAAGGCCCAGTACATGCTGGTGGTGCACATGCGCAGACACACGGGCGAGAAGCCACACAAGTGCACG TTTGAAGGGTGCCGGAAGTCATACTCGCGCCTCGAAAACCTGAAGACACACCTGCGGTCACACACGGGTGAGAAGCCATACATGTGTGAGCACGAGGGCTGCAGCAAAGCCTTCAGCAACGCCAGTGACCGTGCCAAGCATCAGAACCGGACCCACTCCAATGAG AAGCCGTACGTGTGTAAGCTCCCTGGCTGCACCAAACGCTACACAGATCCCAGCTCACTCCGAAAACACGTCAAGACAGTGCACGGTCCTGATGCGCACGTGACCAAGCGGCACCGAGGGGATGGCCCCTTACCCCGGGCACCATCCCTTTCCACGGTGGAGCCCAAGAGGGAGCGGGACGGAGGCCCCGTCAGGGAGGACAGCCGGCTGACGGTGCCAGAGGGCGGCATG aagccacagcccagccctggggcccagtCTTCCTGCAGCAGTGACCACTCCCCAGCAGGCAGTGCAGCCAATACAGACAGTGGCGTGGAAATGACCGGCAACGCGGGAGGCAGCACCGAGGACCTGTCCAGCTTGGATGAGGGGCCTTGTCCTGCTGGCACAGGTCTGTCCACGCTTCGCCGCCTTGAGAACCTCAGGCTGGATCAGCTGCATCAGCTCCGTCCAGTAGGGCCCCGGGGTCTCAAGCTGCCCAGCTTGGCCCACACTG GCACCCCGGTTTCCCGCTGCCTGGGTCCCCCGGTCTCTCTTGACCGCcgcagcagcagctccagcagcATCAGCTCTGCCTACACTGTCAGCCGGCGCTCTTCCCtggcctcccccttcccccctggCTCCCCCCCAGAGAATGGGGCATCCTCCCTGCCAGGCCTCACGCCTGCCCAGCACTACCTGCTCCGGGCGAGATACGCCTCTGGCAAGGGGGGCAGCACCCCACCCACCGCAGCACCCAGCCTGGATCGCATGGGGGCTCTGCCTGCGCCTCCTTGGAGAAGCCGAGCCGAGTACCCAGGATACAACCCCAATGCAGGGGTCACCCGAAGGGCCAGTGACCCAGCCCGGGCTGCTGACCGCCCTGCCCCAGCAAGGGTCCAGCGGTTCAAGAGCCTGGGCTGTGTGCATACCCCGCCTGCTGtggcagggggaggaaggaactttgatccccacctcccagcctccaTCTATTCTCCACAGCCCCCCAGCATCACTGAGAATGTCGCTATGGAAACTAGAGGCCTGCGGGAGGAGCCAGAGGTTGGGGCCTCCGTGATGGGCAGTGGTCTGAACCCTTACATGGACTTCCCGCCCACGGACTCCCTGGCCTATGGGGGACCTGAAGGGGCAGCAGCTGAGCCTTATGGAGCTAGAGGCCCAGGCTCCCTGCCTCTTGGGCCCGGTCCACCCCCCAACTACGGTCccaacccctgcccccagcaggtcTATTCTGATCCCGCCCCGGAAACATGGGGTGAATTTCCTTCCCACCCGGGGCTCTACCCAGGCCCCAAGGCTCCAGGTGGAGCCTACAGCCAATGTCCTCGACTTGAACATTATGGACAAGTACAGGTCAAGCCAGAACAGGGGTGTCCAGCGGGGTCTGACTCCACAGGATTGGCACCCTGCctcaatgcccaccccaatgAGGGGCCCCCACGCCCACAGCCCCTGTTCTCCCActacccccagccccctcctcctcagTACCCTCAGCCAGGCCCCTATTCCCAGCTCCCCTCTGACTATCTTCCTTCcgagcccaggcctggcctggatTTTGATTCCCCGACTCATTCCACAGGACAGCTGAAGGCTCAGCTTATGTGTGATTACATTCAGTCTCAACAGGAACTGCTGTGGGAGGGTGGGGCCAGGACGGGGGTACCAGTCCAGGAACCTCCCTACCAGGGCCCCAAGTTTATGGGGGGTTCCCAAGTCAGCCCAAGCCCTGCCAAGGCCCCAGTGGCTGCATACGGACCTGGCTTTGCACCCAGTTTGCCCAATCACAAGGCGGGATCTTATCCCACCCCTCCACCATGCCCTGAGAATTTTGCTGTGGGGACAAACAGGGCTTCCCACAGGTCAGCAGCACCACCCCGACTTCTGCCACCGCTGCCCACTTGCTATGGGCCCCTCAAGGCGGGGGGCACCAACCCCAGCTGTGGCCATCCTGAAGtgggcaggctgggagggggtCCTGCCTTGTACCCTCCCCCTGAAGGGCAGGTGTGTAACCCTCTGGACTCTCTTGATCTTGACAACACTCAGCTGGACTTTGTGGCTATTCTGGATGAGGCCCAGGGCCTGAGTCCTCCCCCTTCCCAAGACCAGGAGGGCAGCTCTGAGCCACCGCCCTCTGGGACGCCCAACATGGCTGTGGGCAACATGAGCGTCTTGCTGGGATCCCTGCCCGGAGAGACGCAATTCCTCAACTCTAGTGCCTAG
- the GLI1 gene encoding zinc finger protein GLI1 isoform X2 yields the protein MFNSMTPPPVSSYGEPCCLRPLPSQGPPSMGAEGPLFPPPRSAVKLTKKRALSISPLSDASLDLQTVIRTSPSSLVAFINSRCTSPGGSYGHLSIGTMSPSLGFPSQMNHQKGTSPSFGVQPCGPHDSTRSGMMPHPQARGPLPTCQLKSELDMLVGKCPEEPLEGDMSSPNSTGTQDPLLGMLDGREDPDREEKPEPESVYETDCRWDGCSQEFDSQEQLVHHINSEHIHGERKEFVCHWGGCSRELRPFKAQYMLVVHMRRHTGEKPHKCTFEGCRKSYSRLENLKTHLRSHTGEKPYMCEHEGCSKAFSNASDRAKHQNRTHSNEKPYVCKLPGCTKRYTDPSSLRKHVKTVHGPDAHVTKRHRGDGPLPRAPSLSTVEPKRERDGGPVREDSRLTVPEGGMKPQPSPGAQSSCSSDHSPAGSAANTDSGVEMTGNAGGSTEDLSSLDEGPCPAGTGLSTLRRLENLRLDQLHQLRPVGPRGLKLPSLAHTGTPVSRCLGPPVSLDRRSSSSSSISSAYTVSRRSSLASPFPPGSPPENGASSLPGLTPAQHYLLRARYASGKGGSTPPTAAPSLDRMGALPAPPWRSRAEYPGYNPNAGVTRRASDPARAADRPAPARVQRFKSLGCVHTPPAVAGGGRNFDPHLPASIYSPQPPSITENVAMETRGLREEPEVGASVMGSGLNPYMDFPPTDSLAYGGPEGAAAEPYGARGPGSLPLGPGPPPNYGPNPCPQQVYSDPAPETWGEFPSHPGLYPGPKAPGGAYSQCPRLEHYGQVQVKPEQGCPAGSDSTGLAPCLNAHPNEGPPRPQPLFSHYPQPPPPQYPQPGPYSQLPSDYLPSEPRPGLDFDSPTHSTGQLKAQLMCDYIQSQQELLWEGGARTGVPVQEPPYQGPKFMGGSQVSPSPAKAPVAAYGPGFAPSLPNHKAGSYPTPPPCPENFAVGTNRASHRSAAPPRLLPPLPTCYGPLKAGGTNPSCGHPEVGRLGGGPALYPPPEGQVCNPLDSLDLDNTQLDFVAILDEAQGLSPPPSQDQEGSSEPPPSGTPNMAVGNMSVLLGSLPGETQFLNSSA from the exons atGTTCAACTCGATGACCCCACCGCCAGTCAGTAGCTATGGTGAACCCTGCTGTctccggcccctccccagccagggccccccCAGCATGGGGGCAGAAG gcccactcttccctcctccccggAGTGCAGTCAAGTTGACCAAGAAGCGGGCACTGTCTATCTCACCTCTGTCGGACGCCAGCCTGGACCTGCAGACCGTTATCCGCACCTCGCCCAGCTCCCTCGTGGCTTTCATCAACTCTCGCTGCACATCCCCTGGAGGCTCCTATGGCCACCTCTCCATTGGCACCATGAG cccctctctgggaTTCCCATCTCAGATGAATCACCAAAAAGGGACCTCGCCTTCCTTTGGGGTCCAGCCCTGTGGGCCCCACGACTCCACCCGTAGTGGGATGATGCCACATCCTCAGgcccggggacccctccccacttGCCAG CTGAAGTCAGAGCTGGACATGCTGGTTGGCAAGTGCCCAGAGGAGCCCTTGGAAGGGGACATGTCCAGCCCCAACTCTACCGGCACGCAG GATCCCCTGCTGGGGATGCTGGACGGGCGGGAGGACCCGGACAGGGAGGAGAAGCCGGAGCCGGAATCTGTGTATGAGACTGACTGCCGCTGggatggctgcagccaggaatttGACTCCCAGGAGCAGCTGGTGCAC CATATCAACAGCGAGCACATCCACGGGGAGCGGAAGGAATTCGTGTGCCACTGGGGGGGCTGCTCCCGGGAGCTGAGGCCCTTCAAGGCCCAGTACATGCTGGTGGTGCACATGCGCAGACACACGGGCGAGAAGCCACACAAGTGCACG TTTGAAGGGTGCCGGAAGTCATACTCGCGCCTCGAAAACCTGAAGACACACCTGCGGTCACACACGGGTGAGAAGCCATACATGTGTGAGCACGAGGGCTGCAGCAAAGCCTTCAGCAACGCCAGTGACCGTGCCAAGCATCAGAACCGGACCCACTCCAATGAG AAGCCGTACGTGTGTAAGCTCCCTGGCTGCACCAAACGCTACACAGATCCCAGCTCACTCCGAAAACACGTCAAGACAGTGCACGGTCCTGATGCGCACGTGACCAAGCGGCACCGAGGGGATGGCCCCTTACCCCGGGCACCATCCCTTTCCACGGTGGAGCCCAAGAGGGAGCGGGACGGAGGCCCCGTCAGGGAGGACAGCCGGCTGACGGTGCCAGAGGGCGGCATG aagccacagcccagccctggggcccagtCTTCCTGCAGCAGTGACCACTCCCCAGCAGGCAGTGCAGCCAATACAGACAGTGGCGTGGAAATGACCGGCAACGCGGGAGGCAGCACCGAGGACCTGTCCAGCTTGGATGAGGGGCCTTGTCCTGCTGGCACAGGTCTGTCCACGCTTCGCCGCCTTGAGAACCTCAGGCTGGATCAGCTGCATCAGCTCCGTCCAGTAGGGCCCCGGGGTCTCAAGCTGCCCAGCTTGGCCCACACTG GCACCCCGGTTTCCCGCTGCCTGGGTCCCCCGGTCTCTCTTGACCGCcgcagcagcagctccagcagcATCAGCTCTGCCTACACTGTCAGCCGGCGCTCTTCCCtggcctcccccttcccccctggCTCCCCCCCAGAGAATGGGGCATCCTCCCTGCCAGGCCTCACGCCTGCCCAGCACTACCTGCTCCGGGCGAGATACGCCTCTGGCAAGGGGGGCAGCACCCCACCCACCGCAGCACCCAGCCTGGATCGCATGGGGGCTCTGCCTGCGCCTCCTTGGAGAAGCCGAGCCGAGTACCCAGGATACAACCCCAATGCAGGGGTCACCCGAAGGGCCAGTGACCCAGCCCGGGCTGCTGACCGCCCTGCCCCAGCAAGGGTCCAGCGGTTCAAGAGCCTGGGCTGTGTGCATACCCCGCCTGCTGtggcagggggaggaaggaactttgatccccacctcccagcctccaTCTATTCTCCACAGCCCCCCAGCATCACTGAGAATGTCGCTATGGAAACTAGAGGCCTGCGGGAGGAGCCAGAGGTTGGGGCCTCCGTGATGGGCAGTGGTCTGAACCCTTACATGGACTTCCCGCCCACGGACTCCCTGGCCTATGGGGGACCTGAAGGGGCAGCAGCTGAGCCTTATGGAGCTAGAGGCCCAGGCTCCCTGCCTCTTGGGCCCGGTCCACCCCCCAACTACGGTCccaacccctgcccccagcaggtcTATTCTGATCCCGCCCCGGAAACATGGGGTGAATTTCCTTCCCACCCGGGGCTCTACCCAGGCCCCAAGGCTCCAGGTGGAGCCTACAGCCAATGTCCTCGACTTGAACATTATGGACAAGTACAGGTCAAGCCAGAACAGGGGTGTCCAGCGGGGTCTGACTCCACAGGATTGGCACCCTGCctcaatgcccaccccaatgAGGGGCCCCCACGCCCACAGCCCCTGTTCTCCCActacccccagccccctcctcctcagTACCCTCAGCCAGGCCCCTATTCCCAGCTCCCCTCTGACTATCTTCCTTCcgagcccaggcctggcctggatTTTGATTCCCCGACTCATTCCACAGGACAGCTGAAGGCTCAGCTTATGTGTGATTACATTCAGTCTCAACAGGAACTGCTGTGGGAGGGTGGGGCCAGGACGGGGGTACCAGTCCAGGAACCTCCCTACCAGGGCCCCAAGTTTATGGGGGGTTCCCAAGTCAGCCCAAGCCCTGCCAAGGCCCCAGTGGCTGCATACGGACCTGGCTTTGCACCCAGTTTGCCCAATCACAAGGCGGGATCTTATCCCACCCCTCCACCATGCCCTGAGAATTTTGCTGTGGGGACAAACAGGGCTTCCCACAGGTCAGCAGCACCACCCCGACTTCTGCCACCGCTGCCCACTTGCTATGGGCCCCTCAAGGCGGGGGGCACCAACCCCAGCTGTGGCCATCCTGAAGtgggcaggctgggagggggtCCTGCCTTGTACCCTCCCCCTGAAGGGCAGGTGTGTAACCCTCTGGACTCTCTTGATCTTGACAACACTCAGCTGGACTTTGTGGCTATTCTGGATGAGGCCCAGGGCCTGAGTCCTCCCCCTTCCCAAGACCAGGAGGGCAGCTCTGAGCCACCGCCCTCTGGGACGCCCAACATGGCTGTGGGCAACATGAGCGTCTTGCTGGGATCCCTGCCCGGAGAGACGCAATTCCTCAACTCTAGTGCCTAG
- the ARHGAP9 gene encoding rho GTPase-activating protein 9 has protein sequence MLSGRWWPSTWGSLGLGPRSSSQRSQLCALYAFTYTGADGRQVSLAEGDRFLLLRKTNSDWWLARRLGAPATSRPVFVPAAYVTEEPMPSRSPTTTTPSQSLWTPGGPKLFSGSLEELQLSQASPSTAQATSEQPPPLPPKMYRSVSVANLRSRPGKPFREGSSGRSFSQEDLLTTAKASTAGPQPLMSEPPVYCNLVALRRCPRSPPPGPACAPLQRLDVWEQHLDPDSGRCFYVNSQTGCKSWKPPRRRRPPETNPGFMEGTEPLNRENGVLQPEAKGTGSDIGTPELLDPQGSPRPCQRTSQLQQPPASQPPRPMPQLLEDPHEVEKSGLLNMTKIAQGGRKLRKNWGPSWVVLAGNSLVFYREPPPTAPSAGWGPAGSRPESSVDLRGAALAHGRHLSSRRNVLHIRTVPGHEFLLQSDQESELRAWHRALRAVIERLDRENPLELRLSGSGPAELGELSAGEDDEEESEPVSKPLLRLSGRRSSSRCPEGAEQNRVRNKLKRLIAKRPPLQSLQERGLLRDQVFGCQLESLCQREGDTVPSFVRLCIATVDKRGLDVDGIYRVSGNLAVVQKLRFLVDRERAVTSDGRYVFPEQPGQEGRLDLDSAEWEDIHVVTGALKLFLRELPQPLVPPTLLPHFRAALALSESEQRLSQIQELIGSMPKPNHDTLRYLLEHLCRVIAHSDKNRMTPHNLGIVFGPTLFRPEQETSDPAVHALYPGQVVQLMLTDFASLFP, from the exons ATGCTGTCTGGCCGGTGGTGGCCAAGTACCTGGGGCAGCCTAGGGCTGGGGCCCCGAAGCTCTTCCCAGAGGTCCCAGCTCTGTGCCCTCTATGCCTTTACTTACACTGGGGCAGATGGCCGGCAGGTGTCTCTGGCTGAAGGGGACAGGTTCCTGCTACTTCGAAAGACCAACTCGGACTGGTGGCTGGCCAGGCGCCTGGGAGCACCCGCCACTTCCAGACCCGTCTTTGTGCCAGCTGCCTATGTGACAGAGGAACCCATGCCTTCCAGGAGCCCAACTACCACTACCCCCAGCCAATCCCTCTGGACTCCTGGTG GGCCTAAGTTGTTCAGTGGCTCCCTGGAGGAATTGCAGCTGTCCCAGGCATCCCCAAGCACAGCCCAGGCGACATCTGAGcagcctcctccccttccccccaaaaTGTATAGAAGTGTCAGTGTTGCCAATTTGAGGTCCAGGCCCGGGAAGCCCTTCCGGGAAGGATccagtggaagatctttctcccagGAAGACTTGCTGACCACGGCCAAGGCCAGCACG gcaggaccccagcccctcATGTCAGAGCCCCCTGTGTACTGTAACCTGGTGGCGCTCCGCCGCTGTCCCCGGTCCCCGCCGCCAGGCCCTGCTTGTGCCCCGCTGCAGAGACTGGATGTCTGGGAGCAGCACCTGGACCCCGACTCCGGACGCTGCTTCTACGTAAACTCGCAGACCGGCTGCAAGTCCTGGAAGCCCCCTCGCCGCCGGCGCCCGCCAGAGACG aatcctggcttcatgGAGGGGACGGAGCCCCTGAATAGAGAAAACGGGGTCCTGCAACCTGAGGCAAAGGGCACGGGATCTGACATAGGGACCCCAGAACTGCTTGACCCACAG GGTTCACCCCGCCCCTGCCAGCGCacctcccagctccagcagcctCCCGCCTCGCAGCCCCCTCGACCTATGCCGCAGCTCCTGGAGGACCCCCAC GAGGTGGAAAAATCAGGCCTACTCAACATGACCAAGATTGCCCAGGGCGGACGCAAGCTCAG GAAGAACTGGGGACCGTCTTGGGTGGTGTTAGCGGGCAACAGCCTAGTGTTCTACCGAGAGCCACCGCCGACTGCGCCCTCCGCGGGCTGG GGGCCAGCGGGCAGCCGGCCCGAAAGCAGTGTGGACCTGCGCGGGGCGGCCCTGGCGCACGGCCGCCACCTGTCCAGCCGCCGCAACGTCCTGCAC ATCCGCACTGTTCCTGGCCACGAGTTCTTGCTGCAGTCGGACCAGGAGAGCGAGCTGCGCGCCTGGCACCGCGCGCTGCGCGCAGTCATCGAGCGGCTG GATCGGGAGAATCCCCTGGAGCTGCGTCTGTCCGGCTCGGGCCCGGCGGAGCTGGGGGAGCTGAGCGCCGGGGAGGACGACGAAGAGGAGTCGGAGCCCGTGTCCAAGCCGCTGCTGCGCCTCAGCGGCCGCCGGAGCTCCA GTCGGTGTCCTGAAGGCGCTGAGCAGAACCGAGTGCGCAACAAGCTAAAGCGGCTCATAGCCAAGAGACCGCCTTTGCAAAGCCTGCAGGAGCGGGGACTGCTCCGAG ACCAGGTGTTTGGCTGCCAGCTGGAGTCACTGTGCCAGAGGGAAGGCGACACCGTACCCAGCTTTGTGCGGCTCTGCATTGCTACTGTGGATAAAAGAG GTCTGGATGTGGATGGCATCTACCGGGTGAGCGGGAACTTGGCTGTGGTCCAGAAACTCCGCTTCCTGGTGGACAGAG AGCGGGCCGTCACCTCCGACGGGAGGTACGTGttcccagaacagccaggacaag AAGGGCGACTGGATTTGGACAGTGCTGAGTGGGAAGACATCCATGTGGTCACCGGAGCTCTCAAGCTCTTCCTCCGGGAGTTGCCCCAGCCTCTGGTGCCCCCCACGCTGCTGCCCCATTTCCGTGCTGCCCTTG cACTCTCCGAATCAGAGCAGCGCCTCTCTCAAATACAAGAATTAATAGGCTCAATGCCGAAGCCCAACCATGATACTCTGCGGTACCTCCTGGAGCATTTATGCAG GGTGATAGCACACTCAGATAAGAACCGCATGACCCCCCACAACCTGGGAATTGTGTTTGGACCCACCCTGTTTCGGCCGGAGCAGGAGACGTCGGATCCAGCAGTCCACGCCCTCTATCCGGGGCAGGTAGTGCAGCTGATGCTCACCGACTTCGCCAGCCTCTTCCCCTGA